TCGAGTAAGTCGTGCTACTGGGTTCGGGGCGCGTTCTTGACGACGAGACAGTCACGATAGTAGCCACTGAACGTCAGTACACACCCACTCGCACGGAGGCGACGCGATTGGTGTGTACATAGTTTCAGTTGTTACTATCGCAATCGTGCATCCGCACAGTCAACACCGGGACGTCGGCCATCCGAACGACCCGCTCGGTCACGCTTCCGAGGAGATATCGTGGGAGTCCGCGATGTCCGTGGGTGCCCATCACGATCAAATCGGCGCCAGATTCGTCGACGTACTCCATGATCGTCTCGTACGGAACGCCTTCACGGACGAGTGTAATCACGTCCACGTCGTGTTGCTGTGCACGTTCGCGGATGTCGCCGACGGCCTGTTTTGCTTCGTCTTCGAGCGGTTCGATCGTCGCTTCGAAGTCGGACCTGTTCCCGACGTAACCGACTTCCAGCAGTTCGGCGGTGTCGATCACGTACAGAGCATGTACGGTCGCATCGTACTGCTGTGCGATATCGAGTCCGTTAGCGATCGCTCGCTCGGTTCCCTTGCTGCCGTCGGTCGGAATGAGGATGGTGTCGTACATCGTCTCACGTCTCGCGTATCGGGTTCAACGGTCTCGAAGACTATAGGGAACTGCCCAGGTGGGTGTTGAAAGAGAACCGGCAACCAGTCTTTTTCCGTGAGGGATATTTTTAACCAGGTTCCTGAACTGCATGTTCTATGGCCGGAGAATCTGTACTCGTTGGCGAATTTTCCCACGAGACGAATACGTTCGTGAAGTCTCGCACTGGCCGAGCAGCGTTCCAAGAACGGCGAGAGTATTTCGACGAGGAAGTGAGTGAGAAACTCCACGGGACCAACACTGAAGTCGGTGGGGCACTCGCTGCTGCGTCGGATTCCCAGATTGAAGTCCACACTCCAGTTGCCGCGGCAGCGATGCCTGGTGGCCTCGTTACAGCGGACGCGTACGACTTCTATACGGATCGGATTGTAACGGCAATTGAACAGTGTGGATCCGATCTCGACGGCGTTTTCCTCGCACTTCATGGCGCAATGGTGCCGGACGGAATGACGGATGGAGAAGGGAATTTGATCGCCAACGTACGTAATCAGGTCGGCGAAGACGTCCCAATAGTCGTCACACTTGATCTGCACGGTAATGTGAGCGATGAGATGGTTGCAGCGGCGGACGCACTGGTCGCCTTTGAGTCGTATCCGCATGTCGATATGGGTGACACAGGGCGAGTTGGGATGGAATTACTCGTGCGCGCTATTCGTGATGATTTCACCCCGAAGATGCACGTCGAACGCCCGCCCATGCTGGCGTATTACCCGAAGCAGAATACTCGTGATGGACCCATGGCAGCGGTGATGGAAAAAGCGCGTGCCCTCGAGGAACGGGAGCACGTGGTGAAGGTCAACCTGCTTCCGGGGTTTTATCACGCCGATATTCCGTCGGCGGGGTTCTCCATTCCTGTTGTCGCGGACACGTCTGCCGTCGCTCGTGCTGTTGCTCGCGAGTTGGCTGAGACGATCTGGCAAAAACGACGTGATTTCATCGCTGAGTATCCCGGTCCGGCCGAAGCAGTCGAGGAGGCAAAGCAACTCGTCCGAACGCGTGATCGTGATGATGGCCCCGTTGTCATGGCTGATCTCGGTGACAATCCAGGAGGCGGCGGGGCGGGAGATGGGACGACAATACTCCGGGAACTGCTCGCCCAAGAAGTCGAGAACGCTGGGTTTGCGATCATGCACGACCCCAGCGCCGTCGCACAGTGTGTTGAAGCTGGCGTCGGGGAGCGAGTCTCACTAACGCTCGGCGGAAAAACCGACGAGTTACACGGCCCCCCGATCACCGATGTCGACGGCTATGTCAAGGCAATCACAGACGGTGAGTTCGTCAACACGGGGCCGATGGAGACGGGAGCAGAGGCCCACCTCGGACGCGCTGTCCGCCTCGAATGCGGTGCAGATGACGGTGTGAGCGTGTTACTCACCGAAACCAGAATGCAGCCATACGACGCCGAAATTTGGCGACATATGACGATTCAGCCGGAACGGCTAGCTGTGTTAGTTGTTAAAAGCTTGAACCATTATCGGGCTGACTACGAACCGATGGCCAGCGCTGTCCTCCCGGTCGATAGTCCGGGACTGTCCGCAATTGACCCGTCGAAATTCACCTTCGAGCGCCTGAAGCGGCCGAAGTTCCCGCTTGACAACCTCTCCGACGACGCGTATCCAGAGTGGCGATGAGTGGCATGCTGAATGCAGCGGTCGAGACAGCAGGCTGCTCTGCTTGTCCCACACCGGAGCCAATGAACCAGTCGATCAGCTGATCTTCGCCTTCTTCTCAACCCGTTACTGTATGGGCTTTAATTGTCTTCGGAGTATACTATCGGGTATGGGTGACAGGAAGCCGAACAACCCGCTTTCACCGTACTACCCATCTGAAACTCCTGCCCTGTCGGGGAACGTCCCCAAATGGGTTGCAATCGCCGTCCTCCTCTGGGCGGTGTTCTGGGGGAGCTGGATACTCCTCGCCACTTTTGAAATCGTTCCCGCTCCCATGTAACGATGGTCGCGCCGGGAGATCTCAGCCAGCGCACGTCACTGCTCAGACGCTTCAGTAACCACGTGGCACCCGCACGTAGCGCTGCTCGCACTCGAGTACTACGCCGCTTTCGCACTCGGACCGACCGCGTCGATCGCCTCACAGAACAGTCCAATCCCGAGTTCGATCTCGCGGGTACTCGAGTCTAGCGGCGGGAGCAGTCGGATCGTTTTCTTCCCACAGCCGAGGGTGAGCAGGCCGCGCTCGAGTGCTGCTTTCACGACGGCGTTTCGGCGTTCGGCGGTGTCGAACTCGACGGCGAGCATCAGGCCCTTGCCGCGGACGTCGTCGACGTAGTCGGGCGCATCGTCGCGAAGCAGTTCTTTGGCCTGTTCGCCGCGGCGGGTAGCGTTCTCGAGGAGGCCGTGTTCTTCGATGGCTTCGAGGGTGAACGTGCCCATCATCGAACCGAGGAGGTCGCCGCCGCCGAAGGTGGAGCCGACGCGGTTTTTCTCACTGGGGAAGATGTCCGAGCGGGAGATGGTCGCCCCTACCCGAAGCGCCTTCGCGCTGGCGATCACGTCGGGTTCGATCGGGTAGTGGTCCGACGCCCAGATTTCGCCAGTACGGCCGATACCGGCCTGGATTTCGTCGACGACGAGCGGGATATCGTACTCGTCGGTCACGGCTGCAACCTCTTGCATGAACGCATCACTGGGGAAGCGGTAGCCGCCGACGCCCTGGATCGGTTCGAGGGTCAGAAACGCGATTTCGTCGGGGTTGATCCGGCCGCCTTCGGGTGCCAGCATGCGACGAAGTTGTGAGGTCTCGCCCGCGAAGAAGCCACAGTCGCAACTGTCGGCCTCACAGCCGCGGTCGGCGCAGAACGGGACCGTTTCGATCCCGCTGACCTGTGGATAGTGACGGGTGTAGACCTCCTTCGACTTCGTAATCGAGAGCGTTCCGAACGTCCGTCCGTGAAAGCTTCCCTCGAACGCGACGCCATACTTCGCGGGTGCGCGGTAGTCGTGGGTAATCTTCATCGCGTTTTCCATCGCCTCTGCCCCGGAGTTCGAGAGGAAGACCGTGTCCATGTCGTACTGCCTCGAGAGGTCAGTCAGCTTGTCCATGAGGTGACTCGAGCCGGGGACAGCTGACTCCTCGGGTGTCGGACCGGCACCGAAGTACATGTCCTGGCCGGCGATCTTCATCGGTTCGACGAGGTCGAACTCGCGGAGTTTGTCGGTGAGTTTCTCGTTGTTGTAGCCGAGTGGGGCCGCGCCGATGTGACAGGTAAAATCGAGCAAGACGTTGCCGTCGACGTCGGTGACGAAGGGACCATCGGCCTCGCGGGTGATATCCCAGACGAACTCGTGGGAGTATTCGCTGGGTGCCGCGTTCGTTCCGTGGAACTCGACCCACTTTTGAGCGTTCGGGCCGGGATATGCGTCCACGGTCGGTTCCGCACTATCTCTGTCCATACACAGATTGTGTGTATGGCATAAATTAAAACTTGTTATAGACCGCGGGACACTCCGGGTGAGCGGGGTATCGTTCCGCGGCCGGTGTCGGTTTCACGAGAGGGTGGTGTTTTCAATAGCGAGCGGGGGAGAAGGCGCTAGTCGTCGCCAGGTTCGGCGGCCGGTGTCGGATCGTCACTGGACGGATCTCCGGACGACCCGATCAGTACCGTTTTGTCCTGGAGCAACACCCGTCCTCTGGTAGCGCTGAAGTTCTTGATCAACGAGAGCATCGCGAGGAAACAGACGACCGCGAACGGCGCGCCGGTGATGACGACTGCCTGCTCGAGTGCACCGGCACCGCCCTCGCCGCCGAGGATCATCAAGATTGCAGCGGTCATCCCGAGGACGACGCCCCAGAAGATGCGGTTGATGGTCGATGGAGACTCCTTGCCGCCCGTCGTCATCATCGAGACGGCGAGCGTCGAGGAGTCAGCCGACGTGATGAAGAACGTCGTCACGAGGACCATGAATCCGAGGATCAACACGGAGCCAATTGGAACGGCGAACTCGGCGACCCCGAGGTCGACCGAGAAGGTGAGCGCTTCGAACAGGATGAAGCCAGAAACCTCTGGTCCGGCACCTTCAGGCGCTACCACTTCGCTGAAGTCTGCGATACCGTTGTGCTCTGCCCACACCGCGGTCCCGCCGATGAACGTGAACCACGGAATCGTCGCTGCAGAGGTCGCGACGATGCCGGTAAAGGCAACCTCGCGCACGGTTCGGCCCTTGGAAATACGGGCGATGAACAGGCCGGCGAACGGCGACCACGAGAGCGCCCACGCCCAGTAGAAGACAGTCCAGGCTTCGACCCAGCCAGTGCCGCCTTCGGCAGCGCCCGTGTAGAGGCTCATCGCGGTGAAGTCCGAGATCATTCCGCCGATGGCCTGTGAGCCGAGCAACAGCAAGAACATCGTCGGCCCGACGATGAACGTCGCGACCATGAGCAGGACGAACAGGCCCATGTTGAAGTTTGATAGCCGGCGAATGCCCTTGTCGATCCCGAGCACCATCGAGACCGTAAACAGGATCGTCATCGTCGTCACAACGAGAAGGATACCCATATCGCCAAAGTTGAGTCCCCACTGGTAGTCCAGTCCGGTGACGAACTGGCTCCCGATGAAGCCGAGCGAGGTTGCGACCCCGCCGATCGTTGCGAAGACGGCAAGGATGTCGATGATCTTTGCCAGCGGCCCGTCGAGGTTCTCCTTCCCCAGGATTGGGGTGAGTGCGGAGGAGACACGGAGTGGCACGTTATCGTAGTTGTACGCGAAGTACCCGATCGCGATGCCCATGATGGTAAACACTGCGAGCTGTGGCAGCGCCCAGTGGAACAGCGTCTGCTGGACGGCGAGTGGAATCGCCTCGCTCGTCCCACCTTCGACGCCGAACAGCGGATTCGGATCGGCGTAGTAGAACAGTCCCTCGGTCGGTCCCCAGAACACGACACCCGCAGCGAAGCCAGCCGAGTACAGCATTGCGAAAAACGACAGGAAGCTGTACTCCGGATCTTCGTCGCCGAGTTTGATCTTCCCCCACGGTTCCACGATCAGGAACAGGAGGAAGATGACGATCAGGAACACGATCACCAGCAACGCCCAGCTCATGTAGCTGAGCATCTCGCCGTGAACGGTGTCGATCGTCGTCTCGACGGCACTTCGGTTGACGAAGAACGCCACGATCACGCTCACCGTCAACAGCGCGCCGAACGCGAAGACGACCGTGTCAAGTTCGTTTACGAACCGCTCAACGGCGCTCCCCTCACTTCCGCTCATCGCAACCACCTCCATTCGAGCGATACGCCGCCGCTGTTTGTAACCAACCCCCGGTATCGTGCGCCATGTTGAGCGATGTCATACCAGTGTGATTGCTGGTATCATGCATAAATATTTCTTTTTCGTAACCCTCATACACAGATTGCGTTTATGCAGAACGCCGACCGCTGGAGTGACCACACCGTGAAGAATATACTGAACGATTACTTTTGGCGCGCTTTTCCCAACATATGACATTCATTCACCATCAACACGCTCAATCTATACCCTCCAAACCCGCTTTCAGAATGACACCACTCCCAGCGGTGCTGGGGGTTTTACTCCAGTACTCGGTCACCATCGCTGGTCGGATTGCGCGAGAGTGAATCAGAAACCGTGTCTGCTACTCTGCTGGTCTGCTGTTGTTGTACCCGTTTCCCGATACACCACCGACTCGCCATCGAACGTGCCGGTGTGACCCGACAGCGAGCAGCTCAGTTCGTCAACTCCTCGAGTTTGTGCTCGCGTGCCTGCGCACTCTCCTCGACCTTACTCGAGTACTCGTCGAGTCGGTCTTTGATGTTCTCGCGGGTCTCGTCGGAAGAGAACTCGTCGGACATGGTCAGCAGGCGGACGAACGCGCGCAGTTCCTCGTCGGTGAGTTCGGCGAACTCCTCGTTGTCGAGTTTTTCGATGACTTCGTCGACGTCGATCTGGCCGACCGGGTCGACGTTGAACTCGACGTTAACCATGCGGTAGTTCGAGCCGGCGAGGCGCTGTTCGGCCTTGCCGACGCCTTCTGAAAGCATGTCCTTGAACGGGGTGTGATAGCCCATCGTTCCGAGGTGGAGGAACGCGAGCATGTCCGTAATGCCCTGCGTGTAGGCATCGCGGTCCTCGTTGTCGGGGTCGAACACCGTTTCCCGGTCCCGTTCTTCCATGTACTCGAAGAGAATACTGAAATCGAGGATGGCGTTCCGAACGCGCCGCCGAATCCGGTTTCGCTTCTGTTTTTTCGAGTGGTCGGTGTAGTCCGTCTTTCGACCGAGAAGGAAATCGCGGTCGGAGGGGGTGAGGATACCGCGGGGCCGATCCGAATCCGCCGCCGTCTGTAAGGACTCCGGCACGTCGTCCTGGCTCATAGGGGATACACGGAGAGCCCGCGAATTAATCCTTCTGATCCGGCCAACATGACTGCCAGAAGACAGGTGGGGTCAGGGCTGCTGGCGTGCACACTCCCGAATCGCTTCGGCGAGCACAGTCACGCCGATTTCGAGACTCGTTTCGTCGATGTCGAACGTCGGTGTGTGGTGGTTCGTCGGATGGTCCGAGCCGACGAGCAGGTAGGACGCAAGTCCGCCGTCGTTCTGGACGCGTTCCATCAGGTAGGTGACGTCCTCGCTGACGCCGAACTCGGTCGTTCCGATCACCTGGTCGACGCCCTGTGTCTGGCGCGCGACGGCGCTGACGAGGTCGCGCAGCGCCGGGTCGCTGTCCGCCCGCGGGGATTCGCTGATAACACGCGGCGTGACATCGCAGTCGTGCATCTCCGCCGCCGCGTAGAGCACGCGCTCGAGTTCCGTTCGCATGTACTCCATCAGGCCCGTGGTCTCGCCGCGAACCTCGGCTTCGATCGTGAGTTCCTCCGCGATGACGTTACTCGCCGTTCCGCCCTCGATGTAGCCGATGTTCACCCTGGTCATCCCCTCGCTGTGTCGGGGGATCGCGTAGGCGTTCTGGATCGCCGTTGCGGCGGCCTGCATCGTGTTCCCGCCTTCGTTCGGCGCTTTTCCGGCGTGGGCGCTCGCCCCCTCGAAGGTGGCCGTCAGGTGGGCCATCGCCAGCGGCTTCTCGATGCCGGCGACGATTTCGCCGGTCGGGTGATCCAGCCCGATGTGCGGTGCGAACAGGTACTCGACGTCGTCGAGATAGCCACTCTCAGCCATCGCCTTTCCGCCGCCCGAAATCTCCTCTGCGGGCTGGAAGAACACCTTGAACGTCCCGCTGAAGTCGCTGGCTTTGACCGCCTGAATCGTGCCGAGTGCGATCGCGATGTGTGCGTCGTGCCCGCAGGCGTGCATGTACCCCTCGTGCTCTGAGCGAAACTCCTCCGCTGTCGGTCGGTGGTCGTCAGCCGCCGACTCCGTCATCGAAATCGCGTCGAGATCGACGCGCAACCCGACCGTCGGCCCCTCGCCCTGTTCGAGGACCGCGATTGCACCGGTGTAGCCACCGGCGGTCTTCTCGAGTACGTCTTCGCGCACACCCGCATCCCGCGCTCGCTCGAGCCACGGCTCGAGTTCATCCTCGGACGGAACCGCCATTCGCTCCTCGGTGGCGAGCGCGTCCCGGCCGACTACGATTTCGTCGACGCCGAGGGACTCGAGTTCGGAGACGACGCGTGCGGTCGTCTTGAACTCGCGCCACCCGGGTTCTGGGTGGCGATGGAACGCTCGTCGGAGATCGACGACGCGGGTGTGCACATCAGAAGCCATCGTGGTCGCGTCTACGAACAGTGCGTACTTAATTGTGGTCGAAAATCGCGTACGGCTTCTACATAATCCACGTTCGATTTGCCTGATCCACCTCGATTCGACTGTGTGGTGTCGGCACCTGTCGGCTGGTGGGTCCTTCAAAATACAGTGACGGATGCGTCTGATCCTATCCGCTATGTTTTACCATACCAGGATTGTAGCTGCGGCTGTAATGTGTCCTGACAACGACCAACTGCAGACCAAGAGTGGCGTCGACAAGATGGAAGAGACTGAAATTCCGATCGGTGAGCCACACGACTCGTCCGAGGCGAGTTACAGCATGTGGCGCTGCGGAGACTGCGGTGAGATGGGACAACTCGAGGAGGATCTACCGGAGGAGTGTCCGAACTGCAGCGCACCGAAAGAAGACCTGTACTACTGGGAAGAAGACTAACGACGGGCCAATTCTGATGGCTGACATCGCCGCTTCTTGAATACGAACACTGGTCTCCGCTCTG
This genomic stretch from Natrialba magadii ATCC 43099 harbors:
- a CDS encoding universal stress protein, translating into MYDTILIPTDGSKGTERAIANGLDIAQQYDATVHALYVIDTAELLEVGYVGNRSDFEATIEPLEDEAKQAVGDIRERAQQHDVDVITLVREGVPYETIMEYVDESGADLIVMGTHGHRGLPRYLLGSVTERVVRMADVPVLTVRMHDCDSNN
- a CDS encoding M81 family metallopeptidase, with product MAGESVLVGEFSHETNTFVKSRTGRAAFQERREYFDEEVSEKLHGTNTEVGGALAAASDSQIEVHTPVAAAAMPGGLVTADAYDFYTDRIVTAIEQCGSDLDGVFLALHGAMVPDGMTDGEGNLIANVRNQVGEDVPIVVTLDLHGNVSDEMVAAADALVAFESYPHVDMGDTGRVGMELLVRAIRDDFTPKMHVERPPMLAYYPKQNTRDGPMAAVMEKARALEEREHVVKVNLLPGFYHADIPSAGFSIPVVADTSAVARAVARELAETIWQKRRDFIAEYPGPAEAVEEAKQLVRTRDRDDGPVVMADLGDNPGGGGAGDGTTILRELLAQEVENAGFAIMHDPSAVAQCVEAGVGERVSLTLGGKTDELHGPPITDVDGYVKAITDGEFVNTGPMETGAEAHLGRAVRLECGADDGVSVLLTETRMQPYDAEIWRHMTIQPERLAVLVVKSLNHYRADYEPMASAVLPVDSPGLSAIDPSKFTFERLKRPKFPLDNLSDDAYPEWR
- a CDS encoding class-III pyridoxal-phosphate-dependent aminotransferase, which produces MDRDSAEPTVDAYPGPNAQKWVEFHGTNAAPSEYSHEFVWDITREADGPFVTDVDGNVLLDFTCHIGAAPLGYNNEKLTDKLREFDLVEPMKIAGQDMYFGAGPTPEESAVPGSSHLMDKLTDLSRQYDMDTVFLSNSGAEAMENAMKITHDYRAPAKYGVAFEGSFHGRTFGTLSITKSKEVYTRHYPQVSGIETVPFCADRGCEADSCDCGFFAGETSQLRRMLAPEGGRINPDEIAFLTLEPIQGVGGYRFPSDAFMQEVAAVTDEYDIPLVVDEIQAGIGRTGEIWASDHYPIEPDVIASAKALRVGATISRSDIFPSEKNRVGSTFGGGDLLGSMMGTFTLEAIEEHGLLENATRRGEQAKELLRDDAPDYVDDVRGKGLMLAVEFDTAERRNAVVKAALERGLLTLGCGKKTIRLLPPLDSSTREIELGIGLFCEAIDAVGPSAKAA
- a CDS encoding BCCT family transporter, which encodes MSGSEGSAVERFVNELDTVVFAFGALLTVSVIVAFFVNRSAVETTIDTVHGEMLSYMSWALLVIVFLIVIFLLFLIVEPWGKIKLGDEDPEYSFLSFFAMLYSAGFAAGVVFWGPTEGLFYYADPNPLFGVEGGTSEAIPLAVQQTLFHWALPQLAVFTIMGIAIGYFAYNYDNVPLRVSSALTPILGKENLDGPLAKIIDILAVFATIGGVATSLGFIGSQFVTGLDYQWGLNFGDMGILLVVTTMTILFTVSMVLGIDKGIRRLSNFNMGLFVLLMVATFIVGPTMFLLLLGSQAIGGMISDFTAMSLYTGAAEGGTGWVEAWTVFYWAWALSWSPFAGLFIARISKGRTVREVAFTGIVATSAATIPWFTFIGGTAVWAEHNGIADFSEVVAPEGAGPEVSGFILFEALTFSVDLGVAEFAVPIGSVLILGFMVLVTTFFITSADSSTLAVSMMTTGGKESPSTINRIFWGVVLGMTAAILMILGGEGGAGALEQAVVITGAPFAVVCFLAMLSLIKNFSATRGRVLLQDKTVLIGSSGDPSSDDPTPAAEPGDD
- a CDS encoding amidohydrolase, with the translated sequence MASDVHTRVVDLRRAFHRHPEPGWREFKTTARVVSELESLGVDEIVVGRDALATEERMAVPSEDELEPWLERARDAGVREDVLEKTAGGYTGAIAVLEQGEGPTVGLRVDLDAISMTESAADDHRPTAEEFRSEHEGYMHACGHDAHIAIALGTIQAVKASDFSGTFKVFFQPAEEISGGGKAMAESGYLDDVEYLFAPHIGLDHPTGEIVAGIEKPLAMAHLTATFEGASAHAGKAPNEGGNTMQAAATAIQNAYAIPRHSEGMTRVNIGYIEGGTASNVIAEELTIEAEVRGETTGLMEYMRTELERVLYAAAEMHDCDVTPRVISESPRADSDPALRDLVSAVARQTQGVDQVIGTTEFGVSEDVTYLMERVQNDGGLASYLLVGSDHPTNHHTPTFDIDETSLEIGVTVLAEAIRECARQQP
- a CDS encoding DUF7130 family rubredoxin-like protein — its product is MCPDNDQLQTKSGVDKMEETEIPIGEPHDSSEASYSMWRCGDCGEMGQLEEDLPEECPNCSAPKEDLYYWEED